Part of the Heptranchias perlo isolate sHepPer1 unplaced genomic scaffold, sHepPer1.hap1 HAP1_SCAFFOLD_552, whole genome shotgun sequence genome, TTGATGAAGCCGTCTCTCTGTGGGGAGCACACTCACACCTGAGTCCGAGGTTAtcagttcaactcccactccagacacttgaccaGATAATCctggctcacactccagtgcaggactgagggagcactgcactgtcggaggggcagtactgagggagtgctgtactgtgggaggggcagtactgagggagtgctgtactgtgggaggggcagtactgagggagcactgctctgtcggaggggcagtactgagggagcactgcactgtcggaggtgcagtactgagggagtgctgcattgtcggaggggcagtcctgagggagtgctgcactgtcggaggtgctgtgtctcagatgaggcgttaactcgagaccccgtctgcgctctcaggtgaacgtaaaagattccacggcactatttcgaagaagagcaggggagttctccccgggcatCGTACACGGGGGTGTGACTTACACGTCAATATCCCATAGTGTACAGTTGCCTTGGCAGCAGAtaaagatatagaatcatagattgatacagagcagaaggaggccgttcgtcccatcgtgcctgtactggctctttgaaagagctatccaattagtcccactcccctgcaaattttcccccttcatgtatttatccaattcccttttgaaaagcaatctgcttccaccaccctttcaggcagtgcattgcagatcagaacaactcgctgcatgaaaatatatttcctcatgtcgcctctggttcttttgccagttatcttaaacctgtgacccttctgccagtggaaacggtttctccttatttgctcgatcaaaaccctgcataattttgaacacctccaccaaatctccccttcaccttctctgccctgaggagaacaaccccaacctcTGGACagccccgcatccctggtaccattctcgtcaaacctcctctgcgccctctccaaggccttgacatccttcctaaagtgttcaTTTGTTTCATTTGTTTCTCAGTTTTGGAGGAGACTCGAGGAGTCGAAGGACCCAGCTGAGCCCCCTTGGTGAGGGGTGGGATGGAAAAGCCACCCGTTCTCCGAGACAGTCCGTGCAAGGTGTCGGCATTGGTTGGATTTGGAGAGGGACAGCTGTTGACAACGAAGAGACGTTCTCCTGCCTTGTCCAACTAGCCCGGACCCAGTGTGGGGGGTGGAGCATtggcattgcctggcaattgagtTGTCCTGTTGAACTCGTCCTCCTCTGATCTTCAGCAAGGGAAATGCATCCGGAGGAGGGGCTCTTTCGTGCCTAGGATTTGGGCAGCGTGCTTTGCCTGAGATCCACTGCCCTCGCTGCCTCGTCCTTTGTGCGGAGTCTCCTGTTGCTCATTTTCCACCCTCGCCTCCCCGCAAAGTGCGGAGTCTTGTTCCTCGTCGCAAGGGCAGGAGGGAGAATGGATCCGCAAACCGCTGTTTCCCCGCCCTCGGACCTGCCAGGGGGCGAGCGCGCCCCCCGGGGGGACAAGAGGGTGCAGTGTCCCGACTGCGGGAAGATGTTCAGCCGCCCCTCCAACCTCAAGATCCACCGCTACATCCACCTGGGGCAGAAGCAGTTCCAGTGCCCGACCTGCGGCAAGGCCTTTGCCCAGCCCTCCGGCCTGCGCCAGCACCAGCGGGTACACTCCGGTGACAAGCCCTTCACCTGCCCCGTGTGCCACAAGGCCTTCGCCTGGCTCTACGCCATGCGCCAGCACCAGCGTCTCCACACTGGCGAGAAGCCCTTCGCCTGCCCGGTGTGCCACAAGGCCTTTGCCCGCTCCTCCGACCAGCTGGTCCACCAGCGCATCCACATGAGGGAGAAGCCCTACCGCTGCTTGGCCTGCCCCATGAGCTTCGTCCGCTCCTCCTCGCTACTGATGCACCAGCGGGTCCACACCGGCATGAAGATCTACAAGTGCCCCATTTGCGCCAAGATGTACAGCCACCTGTCACCCTTCTCCACGCACAGGTGCTGCCACTCCGGGGAAAGCTCCGACAGATCTCCGGCCCAGGCGAAGACCCCTGGTCCCAACGGGGACCCTtcaccttcctcctcttcctccccccgcccaccGAAGCAGCACCTGTGCTCGGTGTGCGGGAAGAGCTTCTCCCGGCCGTACAGCCTCACCGTCCACCGGCGCGTCCACACCGGCGAGCGGCCCTACAAGTGCACGCTGTGCGACCAGGCCTTCGCCCGCGCCTACAGCTTCCTGAACCACCAGCGCCTGCACAGCGGGGACAAGGCCTACAAGTGCTCGATGTGCGGGAAGGCCTTCCTCCGCTCGACGGCCCTCCTGGTCCACGAGCGCATCCACTCAGAGTGGCCTCGGCGGGCCTTCAGCCGGCGGTCGCAGCTGTTCCGGCGCCGTGCGGCGAGGTCTGGttcgacccctcccccacccgcctCCGGTCACTCGGTTACCCCTCCGACCTCTCGCGGGATCAGCGCGCCCTCTGAGGGGAGGAGCTCTCCAAATGCTGGGCGTGTGAGAAGGACTTCACCTCGTCTCCTGAAACGTCACCAGACGCAGGAGTAGAAATCCAACTTGGGCGGCAGCgcatcagccacccgttatacgcccggcccgatattgggttccgttggctataccgcccgttatacgcccggcccgatattgggttccattggctataccgcccgttatacgcccggcccgatattgggttccattggctataccgcccgttatacgcccggctcgatattgggttccattggctataccgcccgttatacacccggcccgatattgggttccgttggctataccgcccgttatacgcccggcccgatattgggttccaTTGGCAAAACTGTCCGTTATACgcccggcccgatattgggttccattggctataccgcccgttatacgcccggcccgatattgggttccGTTGGCTATACGGCCCGTCATACACCCGGCCGATATTGGGTTCCATTGGCtataccgcccgttatacgcccggcccgatattgggttccGTTGGCcataccgcccgttatacgcccggcccgatattgggttccattggctataccacccgttatacgcccggcccgatattgggttccaTTGGCTGTACTGCCCGTTGAACAcccggcccgatattgggttccattggccatactgcccgttatacacccggcccgatATTTGGTTCCGTTGGCCATACTGCCCGTTATGTGCCCGGCCCGATATTGAGTTCCATTGGCCATACCCCCCGTTTCACGCTTCCGCTCGAGATGGATTTCTGCCCCACAATATATAAACCATAGTTTCTCAGCTTCAACTCTCCCAACTCGTTGACTGCTGCCAAGAGGTACAACCTTCACAGGAGACATTGCAGCCAGGAAGCTTCTGACACAAGCAACAAGAGAACATGTTCGAAAGAAGgacagaaaaagaacttgcatttatttaaagcacctttcatgacctcaggatgttccaaagtgcctcacagaaaatgaaatactttttaacGTGTCGTCACTGCTgtcggcaaatgcagcagccaatttgtgcacaggtgcggggttcagggtgaggggaaggtgaggggtgaggggaaggtgaggggtgaggggaaggtgaggggtgaggggaaggtgcagggttcaaggtgaggggttcagggtgaggggaaggtgaggggtgaggggaaggtgaggggtgaagggtgaggggggggtgaggggtgaggggaaggtgaggggtgaggggaaggtgaggggtgaggggctcagggtgaggggaaggtgaggggtgaggggaaggtgcagggttcaaggtgaggggttcagggtgaggggaaggtgaggggtgaggggaaggtgaggggtgaagggtgaggggaaggtgaggggtgaggggaaggtgaggggtgaggggaaggtgaggggctCAGGGTGAGGGGTTCAGGGCGAGGGGCTCTGGGTGAGGGGTTCAGGGCGAGGGGCTCAGGGTGAGGGGTTCAGGGTGAGGGGAAGGTGCGGGGCTCAGGGTGAGGGGCTCAGGGTGAGGGGCTCTGGGTGAGGGGCTCTGGGTGAGGGGCTCGGGGTGCGGGGTTCAGGGTGAGGGGTTCAGGGTGTGGGTTCAgggtgaggggttcggggtgtggGGCTCGGGGTGAGGGGAATGGGGTAAGAATCCCGGAGAGTGGAAGATCTCATTAAGACTGTGTTTGGCCTCGAGCTCACTAACTGTAACCTTGCTTCAAGCTGTTTAATTATGGGATGCTCAATACTGCCTACAAACAGTTTCAAAGTCCGGTGGATTAGAGCGGGTTACTTGAATTAACCATTGCTTACCAGCATAATAAATATGTATCAAATATCTGTAAAATGAGTGTTTTGGATGATTTAACCCCTCGCACACCTCCCCCTCTCAGGCTAATGTGCAATATTGTTGTCCAGAGCTCTGGTTagtccccatctggagtactatctTGTGTTGTGGACACTgcagctcaggaaggatatattggccttggagggggtgcagtgcagattccccAGAATGATACAGTGGAACCTGCTTAGTTGCAATCGTTTGGGACAACCTCGCAAATTGCGATGAAACAGAAATTTTTATCAAGCGGGAAGCAACAAAAATGAAGGCTGGTCTGGTGCACAACTATTTTTATTTGTCTGGATTTCTTCCAACATCTTGCTGAAGGCTGAAGGCAGGAGAGCATCTTAAAAAGTGATGGAAAATGCTCCCGTCTCGGGAGTTTTTTTAATGTTGCGAAGTCAGTTCTAGTTTGGCGGAGATTGGAAATCATTAAaccttcgccctctccctccctgcgcGTAGAATTCAACAAACCTTTCACGACCTATTGCCTCGATGTATCGAGGCAGAACGCACAGTTGCTCTCTAACTTTGGGAATTACCAGCTCAGGCCCATCTTCGTTCACACCCTCTCCGGCCTCTGTTTCCAAGTCATTCAGAAAAGAAACCATTTCTGCGTCTCTCCGTACTTTCCCCGCCGAGTTCTGTGGCCAgctcgaaagcaaaatactgcggttgGGGGAAATCAGacataaaaacagataatgctcgagcgactggagaagctggggttgttctcctttgagcaaaggaggttatggagagatttgatcgaggtgttcaaaatcatgaattgttttgacagagtaaataagcagaaactgtttgcagtggtagaggggtcagtaaccagatgacacagttttaaggttaatggcaaaagaatcagaggggagatgaggaaacatttttttacgcagcgaattgttctgatctggaatgcactgcctgaaagggcggtggaagcagattcaatagtaactttcaaatgggaattggataaatacttgaaggggaaagatttacagggttatagggaaaacacaggggagtgggactaattggatcgctctttcaaagagctagcacaggcatgatgggctgaatgacttccttctgtgctgaactatactatgatactacgatgaaatactcagcaggtcaggcagcatctgtggagaaagaaacagagttaacgtttcaggtcgatgacctttcatcagaactgagttGTGCAACTGGTTCTGTGACTCAGACTGTGGACAGAGACTGTCGAGAGGAGAGGTGAACAGCTTTTAAACAAGTGCAATCAGGCaaaagggaaagaacaaaagggaaggtctgtggtagggcggggagcaggagtggttaaatggcaaaaggaggtgataattgGACAAATGCAGGCGGAGGAGGTGGAAATGGTGACAGCAGAATAACAGAGGGGGAAGGGAGCAGTGAAAATCGGTCAAAGTGGAGAGGGTTGTCATGGCCCCGGGAATGTGGCGGACAAAAGACAGGGAGACCCCAGGGGTGCGGACCACCCCACCGGCCATGTACTGAcaggggatccccaccccaagtACCAGCTACAGGGccctggggagagagcagggccgagggattagtttaggattgacatggggctatggggagagggcggggccgagggattagtttaggattgatacagggctatggggggagagtgggacagtgggattagtttgggattgaaacagggctatggggggagagtgggacagtgggattagtttgggattgatacagggctatggggagagagcagggcagtgagattagttttggattggtacagggctatggggagagagtgggacagtgagattagtttgggattgaaacagggctatggggggagagtgggacagtgggattagtttgggattgatacagggctatggggggagagtggggcagtgagattagttttggattgaaacaggactatggggggagagcggggcagcaggattagtttgggattgatacagggctatggggagagagtgggacattgggattagtttgggattgaaacagggctatggggggagagtggggcagtgagattagttttggattgaaacaggactatggggggagagtggggcagtgggattagtttgggattgaaacaggactatggggggagagtggggcagtgggattagtttgggattgaaacaggactatggggggagagtggggcagtgggattagttttggattgatacagggctatggggggagagtggggctgtgagattagttttggattgatacagggctatggggggagagtggggcagtgagattagttttggattgatacaggactatggggagggcGCAGGGCATTGTAGTTATtttgggattgaaacagggctttggagagggtgggacagtgggattagttttggattgatacagggctatggggggagagtggggcagtgggattagtttgggattgaaacagggctatggggggagagtggggcagtgggattagttttggattgatacaggacgatggggagagagtggggcagtgggattagtttgggattgatacagggctatggggagagagtgggacagtgggattagtttgggattgatacagggctatggggagagagtggggcagtgggattagttttggattgatacagggctatggggagagagtggggcagcgggattagtttgggattgatacagggctatggggagagagtggggcagtgggattagttttggattgatacagggctatggggagagagtggggcagcgggattagtttgggattgatacaggaccatggggagagagtgggacagtgggattcgtttgggattgatacagggctatggggagagagtggggcagggagattagttttggattgatgcagggctatggggagagcgcaggGCATTGTAGTTATTTTGGGATTGAAACAGGGTTTTGGAGAGGGCGGGACAGTGGGATCAGTTTGTGATTGACAGAGGGCTGAGGGGAGACAGTCGGGGAGAGTGCGGGAAAGATTAGTTTGCTCTGTTTCCATCTCGACTTTTGTGTTTCGATATCCCAGGTTGCAGATTTACCTGTCAGCTTGTCTCAGTGTTTCTAATTATGATTGACTCAGGAAGCAGATATATTTGAATTAATTCCTTTTCTGTATTGATGTATTGTTTCTACATTTGATCATACCGTGTTATTCTTACATGACCCAAGAACCCTCTGTACCTTTTCTCCCACCTGGAATGCCAATTGTTAAATTCGTTGACTATTTTTTCCCACATTAATTGACCAAACCTGCCTTGACAGACTCTCTGCACAGTCTGATTCACACAACCAGTTGTACAACTTGTCTCAGCTTCTATTTTTATTCTCAATGTGACTCAGGAAGCGAGGAGGACAAAGACTCGAACTTCTTTTATTTCTAAATGTAAACATTATGACTCAACTTAACACATTATATCCAGCCGCCTTCTCACTTTCCTCCGAGAGAACCTGGGTCACATCATCTGAAAGGTCTGTTGCCTCTTCTACCCTGACCGTCCTGGTCTGCTGCTCCTCTTGTCCGAGATAGAAATGTCAACTCTCTTCGAACTTTTATAATCCACTTGTTTACGACTAATTTTCTTCCTGATCTTGGTTTTAACCATCCTCAATGTCTTTTTATCTTGTTCTCttttctcagg contains:
- the LOC137315670 gene encoding zinc finger protein ZFP2-like, whose product is MDPQTAVSPPSDLPGGERAPRGDKRVQCPDCGKMFSRPSNLKIHRYIHLGQKQFQCPTCGKAFAQPSGLRQHQRVHSGDKPFTCPVCHKAFAWLYAMRQHQRLHTGEKPFACPVCHKAFARSSDQLVHQRIHMREKPYRCLACPMSFVRSSSLLMHQRVHTGMKIYKCPICAKMYSHLSPFSTHRCCHSGESSDRSPAQAKTPGPNGDPSPSSSSSPRPPKQHLCSVCGKSFSRPYSLTVHRRVHTGERPYKCTLCDQAFARAYSFLNHQRLHSGDKAYKCSMCGKAFLRSTALLVHERIHSEWPRRAFSRRSQLFRRRAARSGSTPPPPASGHSVTPPTSRGISAPSEGRSSPNAGRVRRTSPRLLKRHQTQE